One window of the Puntigrus tetrazona isolate hp1 chromosome 13, ASM1883169v1, whole genome shotgun sequence genome contains the following:
- the rtn1a gene encoding reticulon-1a isoform X2 — MSANSSEGPGLDGKWFEEEEEKNGMFGSAGPRFDEMRDDLHAPKQQFHPFEGSGVAMETASTGRESPSDVLFQPAGMKSVSSTQDSSSISSHPILPEAQDIKSSAKPSSPWAQDLQGSGDESGDSEIEQVAEEPDSPTYDLTSKTPPSKGGFSQASNPFEQTSYTSPTDKASNPFDKPQTNKVSASNPFDLSGGTKGGFGQSSNPPIYSLLREEREAELDSDLLIESASEESPKREQEYSAPKPPEISSPVTTNVTFSKPITTSCATASPFTDPPASTFRETEKEKEKEKEKVVPVEKPKPEAEDSWSTKPRPAVMGTSTVTPEQHSSQEKENKSKSSIVSSTTEKEADVSLFFQSVNRQKVVDLLHWRDLKQSGLVFGSVLLLLFSLTQFSVVSVIAYLALAVLSATISFRVYKSVLQAVQKTDEGHPFKAYLEVEIALSADQISKYVEKTQLYINSTMKELRRLFLVQDLVDSIKFAVLMWLLTYVGALFNGLTLLILAVVSMFTVPLVYEKYQTQIDQYLGLVRTQVNSIMGKIREKVPGAKKKE, encoded by the exons ATGTCCGCCAATTCGAGCGAGGGGCCGGGTTTGGATGGGAAATGGttcgaggaggaggaggagaagaacgGGATGTTTGGGAGCGCAGGGCCCCGTTTCGACGAGATGCGGGACGATCTGCACGCGCCCAAGCAACAATTCCATCCCTTTGAAGGAAGCGGcgttgccatggaaactgcATCTACAG GTCGAGAGTCTCCATCTGATGTGCTGTTCCAGCCTGCAGGAATGAAGTCTGTGAGCTCCACCCAAGATTCCAGCAGCATCAGCTCTCATCCTATTCTTCCTGAAGCCCAGGACATCAAGAGCTCAGCCAAACCCTCTTCCCCATGGGCTCAAGACCTTCAAGGCAGTGGAGATGAGTCTGGAGATTCAGAAATTGAGCAAGTGGCTGAAGAACCTGATTCGCCAACATACGATCTGACATCTAAGACCCCGCCCTCAAAAGGCGGATTCAGCCAAGCAAGCAACCCATTTGAGCAGACCAGCTACACATCTCCCACTGATAAAGCTAGTAACCCATTTGACAAACCACAAACCAATAAGGTCAGTGCTAGTAACCCATTTGACCTCTCTGGGGGTACCAAGGGGGGCTTTGGACAATCTAGCAACCCACCAATCTACAGTCTGTTAAGAGAGGAAAGGGAGGCGGAGCTAGACAGCGACCTGCTAATCGAATCAGCTTCTGAGGAAAGTCCCAAGAGGGAGCAGGAATATTCTGCCCCAAAACCTCCAGAAATATCTTCTCCCGTGACCACAAACGTCACATTTTCTAAGCCAATCACGACTTCCTGTGCTACGGCTTCTCCCTTCACCGACCCCCCAGCTAGCACCttcagagaaacagagaaagaaaaagagaaggaaaaagagaaagttgTACCTGTCGAGAAGCCCAAGCCGGAAGCAGAGGACAGCTGGTCCACCAAACCCAGGCCTGCAGTAATGGGAACGTCTACAGTGACTCCAGAGCAGCATTCCAGTCAGGAGAAGGAGAATAAAAGCAAAAGCAGTATTGTGAGTTCCACCACAGAGAAAGAGGCCGATGTGTCCCTGTTCTTCCAAAGCGTCAACAGACAGAAAG TGGTAGATCTGTTACATTGGCGGGATTTGAAGCAGTCCGGACTGGTGTTCGGCAGcgtgttgctgctgctgttctcTTTAACCCAGTTCAGCGTGGTGAGTGTCATAGCGTATCTCGCTCTGGCTGTCCTCTCCGCCACCATCAGTTTCCGAGTCTACAAATCAGTCCTGCAGGCAGTGCAAAAAACCGACGAGGGCCACCCCTTCAA GGCCTATCTGGAGGTGGAGATCGCTCTCTCTGCGGATCAGATCAGTAAGTATGTGGAGAAGACTCAGCTGTACATCAACTCCACCATGAAGGAGCTTCGCAGGCTGTTCCTGGTTCAGGATCTGGTCGATTCTATAAAG tttGCAGTGTTGATGTGGTTGTTGACCTATGTTGGAGCTCTGTTTAATGGCCTGACCCTGTTGATTCTGG CGGTGGTTTCCATGTTTACCGTGCCACTGGTTTATGAGAAGTACCAG ACACAGATTGATCAGTACTTAGGACTTGTGCGCACCCAGGTTAACTCGATAATGGGAAA GATTAGAGAAAAGGTTCCTGGGGCCAAAAAGAAGGAATAA
- the rtn1a gene encoding reticulon-1a isoform X1 has protein sequence MSANSSEGPGLDGKWFEEEEEKNGMFGSAGPRFDEMRDDLHAPKQQFHPFEGSGVAMETASTGDSLSDMFMKSSPGEGDLYTSLLSSKSSSNPFNDGASLFSTEGNRSPPAPTGTDSGIGMTPGDPSDHQTTLQGSHKSDHYSYMDMGDDLCDFGSVGNVKNKQQPLMSGYGDDEDDDEEDEDDIQDFKPKIHEKENKPSSHDPFDLGRYLEKSPLGSEETEVKSQGSAGGQHAFPYVEDPSDEEMADYRSYRRMETPQSASPVKITVTTESQPLRVSPQGGMSERESVLSFGQQGLPTVTLSEPEDDSAASSANHSPNHSPTGRESPSDVLFQPAGMKSVSSTQDSSSISSHPILPEAQDIKSSAKPSSPWAQDLQGSGDESGDSEIEQVAEEPDSPTYDLTSKTPPSKGGFSQASNPFEQTSYTSPTDKASNPFDKPQTNKVSASNPFDLSGGTKGGFGQSSNPPIYSLLREEREAELDSDLLIESASEESPKREQEYSAPKPPEISSPVTTNVTFSKPITTSCATASPFTDPPASTFRETEKEKEKEKEKVVPVEKPKPEAEDSWSTKPRPAVMGTSTVTPEQHSSQEKENKSKSSIVSSTTEKEADVSLFFQSVNRQKVVDLLHWRDLKQSGLVFGSVLLLLFSLTQFSVVSVIAYLALAVLSATISFRVYKSVLQAVQKTDEGHPFKAYLEVEIALSADQISKYVEKTQLYINSTMKELRRLFLVQDLVDSIKFAVLMWLLTYVGALFNGLTLLILAVVSMFTVPLVYEKYQTQIDQYLGLVRTQVNSIMGKIREKVPGAKKKE, from the exons ATGTCCGCCAATTCGAGCGAGGGGCCGGGTTTGGATGGGAAATGGttcgaggaggaggaggagaagaacgGGATGTTTGGGAGCGCAGGGCCCCGTTTCGACGAGATGCGGGACGATCTGCACGCGCCCAAGCAACAATTCCATCCCTTTGAAGGAAGCGGcgttgccatggaaactgcATCTACAG GTGACTCTCTGTCTGACATGTTCATGAAGTCATCACCAGGAGAGGGTGATCTGTACACCTCTCTCCTTTCCTCAAAGTCCTCCTCTAATCCTTTTAATGATGGTGCTTCTCTCTTCTCCACTGAGGGCAACCGTTCTCCACCTGCTCCCACCGGGACTGACTCCGGCATCGGCATGACCCCAGGTGACCCCTCAGACCATCAGACGACCCTGCAGGGCTCACACAAGTCTGACCATTACAGCTACATGGACATGGGGGATGACCTCTGTGACTTTGGTAGTGTGGGCAATGTCAAGAACAAGCAGCAGCCTCTCATGTCTGGCTATGGAGATGacgaagatgatgatgaagaagacgAAGATGACATTCAAGATTTCAAGCCTAAGATTcatgaaaaggaaaataaaccATCCAGCCACGACCCCTTCGATCTGGGTCGCTACTTGGAGAAGAGCCCCCTTGGATCTGAGGAAACAGAGGTGAAAAGTCAGGGGTCGGCTGGTGGGCAGCATGCATTCCCGTACGTGGAGGATCCTTCGGATGAAGAGATGGCAGATTACCGATCTTACCGTAGGATGGAAACGCCACAGAGTGCCAGTCCTGTAAAGATCACGGTTACAACAGAGTCCCAGCCTTTGAGAGTGTCTCCCCAAGGGGGCATGtccgagagagagagcgtgctAAGTTTTGGTCAGCAGGGTCTTCCCACAGTAACACTGTCAGAACCAGAAGATGACAGCGCAGCCTCTTCAGCTAACCACTCCCCTAACCACTCCCCTACAG GTCGAGAGTCTCCATCTGATGTGCTGTTCCAGCCTGCAGGAATGAAGTCTGTGAGCTCCACCCAAGATTCCAGCAGCATCAGCTCTCATCCTATTCTTCCTGAAGCCCAGGACATCAAGAGCTCAGCCAAACCCTCTTCCCCATGGGCTCAAGACCTTCAAGGCAGTGGAGATGAGTCTGGAGATTCAGAAATTGAGCAAGTGGCTGAAGAACCTGATTCGCCAACATACGATCTGACATCTAAGACCCCGCCCTCAAAAGGCGGATTCAGCCAAGCAAGCAACCCATTTGAGCAGACCAGCTACACATCTCCCACTGATAAAGCTAGTAACCCATTTGACAAACCACAAACCAATAAGGTCAGTGCTAGTAACCCATTTGACCTCTCTGGGGGTACCAAGGGGGGCTTTGGACAATCTAGCAACCCACCAATCTACAGTCTGTTAAGAGAGGAAAGGGAGGCGGAGCTAGACAGCGACCTGCTAATCGAATCAGCTTCTGAGGAAAGTCCCAAGAGGGAGCAGGAATATTCTGCCCCAAAACCTCCAGAAATATCTTCTCCCGTGACCACAAACGTCACATTTTCTAAGCCAATCACGACTTCCTGTGCTACGGCTTCTCCCTTCACCGACCCCCCAGCTAGCACCttcagagaaacagagaaagaaaaagagaaggaaaaagagaaagttgTACCTGTCGAGAAGCCCAAGCCGGAAGCAGAGGACAGCTGGTCCACCAAACCCAGGCCTGCAGTAATGGGAACGTCTACAGTGACTCCAGAGCAGCATTCCAGTCAGGAGAAGGAGAATAAAAGCAAAAGCAGTATTGTGAGTTCCACCACAGAGAAAGAGGCCGATGTGTCCCTGTTCTTCCAAAGCGTCAACAGACAGAAAG TGGTAGATCTGTTACATTGGCGGGATTTGAAGCAGTCCGGACTGGTGTTCGGCAGcgtgttgctgctgctgttctcTTTAACCCAGTTCAGCGTGGTGAGTGTCATAGCGTATCTCGCTCTGGCTGTCCTCTCCGCCACCATCAGTTTCCGAGTCTACAAATCAGTCCTGCAGGCAGTGCAAAAAACCGACGAGGGCCACCCCTTCAA GGCCTATCTGGAGGTGGAGATCGCTCTCTCTGCGGATCAGATCAGTAAGTATGTGGAGAAGACTCAGCTGTACATCAACTCCACCATGAAGGAGCTTCGCAGGCTGTTCCTGGTTCAGGATCTGGTCGATTCTATAAAG tttGCAGTGTTGATGTGGTTGTTGACCTATGTTGGAGCTCTGTTTAATGGCCTGACCCTGTTGATTCTGG CGGTGGTTTCCATGTTTACCGTGCCACTGGTTTATGAGAAGTACCAG ACACAGATTGATCAGTACTTAGGACTTGTGCGCACCCAGGTTAACTCGATAATGGGAAA GATTAGAGAAAAGGTTCCTGGGGCCAAAAAGAAGGAATAA
- the rtn1a gene encoding reticulon-1a isoform X3: protein MDKGKKECTWSCWRGQVVDLLHWRDLKQSGLVFGSVLLLLFSLTQFSVVSVIAYLALAVLSATISFRVYKSVLQAVQKTDEGHPFKAYLEVEIALSADQISKYVEKTQLYINSTMKELRRLFLVQDLVDSIKFAVLMWLLTYVGALFNGLTLLILAVVSMFTVPLVYEKYQTQIDQYLGLVRTQVNSIMGKIREKVPGAKKKE, encoded by the exons ATGgataaagggaaaaaagagTGCACCTGGAGCTGCTGGAGAGGGCAGG TGGTAGATCTGTTACATTGGCGGGATTTGAAGCAGTCCGGACTGGTGTTCGGCAGcgtgttgctgctgctgttctcTTTAACCCAGTTCAGCGTGGTGAGTGTCATAGCGTATCTCGCTCTGGCTGTCCTCTCCGCCACCATCAGTTTCCGAGTCTACAAATCAGTCCTGCAGGCAGTGCAAAAAACCGACGAGGGCCACCCCTTCAA GGCCTATCTGGAGGTGGAGATCGCTCTCTCTGCGGATCAGATCAGTAAGTATGTGGAGAAGACTCAGCTGTACATCAACTCCACCATGAAGGAGCTTCGCAGGCTGTTCCTGGTTCAGGATCTGGTCGATTCTATAAAG tttGCAGTGTTGATGTGGTTGTTGACCTATGTTGGAGCTCTGTTTAATGGCCTGACCCTGTTGATTCTGG CGGTGGTTTCCATGTTTACCGTGCCACTGGTTTATGAGAAGTACCAG ACACAGATTGATCAGTACTTAGGACTTGTGCGCACCCAGGTTAACTCGATAATGGGAAA GATTAGAGAAAAGGTTCCTGGGGCCAAAAAGAAGGAATAA
- the rtn1a gene encoding reticulon-1a isoform X4, producing the protein MGGSVVDLLHWRDLKQSGLVFGSVLLLLFSLTQFSVVSVIAYLALAVLSATISFRVYKSVLQAVQKTDEGHPFKAYLEVEIALSADQISKYVEKTQLYINSTMKELRRLFLVQDLVDSIKFAVLMWLLTYVGALFNGLTLLILAVVSMFTVPLVYEKYQTQIDQYLGLVRTQVNSIMGKIREKVPGAKKKE; encoded by the exons ATGGGTGGTTCAG TGGTAGATCTGTTACATTGGCGGGATTTGAAGCAGTCCGGACTGGTGTTCGGCAGcgtgttgctgctgctgttctcTTTAACCCAGTTCAGCGTGGTGAGTGTCATAGCGTATCTCGCTCTGGCTGTCCTCTCCGCCACCATCAGTTTCCGAGTCTACAAATCAGTCCTGCAGGCAGTGCAAAAAACCGACGAGGGCCACCCCTTCAA GGCCTATCTGGAGGTGGAGATCGCTCTCTCTGCGGATCAGATCAGTAAGTATGTGGAGAAGACTCAGCTGTACATCAACTCCACCATGAAGGAGCTTCGCAGGCTGTTCCTGGTTCAGGATCTGGTCGATTCTATAAAG tttGCAGTGTTGATGTGGTTGTTGACCTATGTTGGAGCTCTGTTTAATGGCCTGACCCTGTTGATTCTGG CGGTGGTTTCCATGTTTACCGTGCCACTGGTTTATGAGAAGTACCAG ACACAGATTGATCAGTACTTAGGACTTGTGCGCACCCAGGTTAACTCGATAATGGGAAA GATTAGAGAAAAGGTTCCTGGGGCCAAAAAGAAGGAATAA